A region of Sparus aurata chromosome 8, fSpaAur1.1, whole genome shotgun sequence DNA encodes the following proteins:
- the LOC115586658 gene encoding peroxisomal succinyl-coenzyme A thioesterase-like, whose translation MDRKQCIVKLFVQPSRGLVDENFIILVQKDLPGYQLTVHALHKCEDGHSWEAFGHYISNAIGTVNVSEDPSLGGTYSGVEQMGLLWSLRPVPGSKPGLRLRKMNVQIPMEVTISVYQGHQTEGFMDQVPLASVVVERWYMAPGVSRIPITEDRLSATLFLPPGPGPFPGLLDLWGGGGQLVEYRASLLASHGIASLALDYLTAKIIMETGKMVDLQYFEKAYKILEQHPQVHGSSIGMLGLSLGTSITLKMAVYSEVMKLRCAVCISGCHMQPVDGSVEEILKYFNQNADRTRISEENELIWRDVLLPVPSDLAFKVDMGRLKCPLLVVVGEDDQNWPASESAMDMEEMMEQAGNSHLLTVLSYPKAGHLIEPPYTPHARASLFKSLATREKMIVLWGGETAAHSRAQEDAWRKLLVFLKENLYSGSNPGTTSLSHL comes from the exons ATGGACAGGAAGCAGTGTATTGTGAAGCTCTTTGTCCAGCCGTCCAGAGGGCTCGTGGATGAGAATTTTATCATCCTGGTCCAGAAGGACCTGCCTGGTTACCAGCTGACTGTCCACGCCCTCCATAAGTGTGAAGATGGACACAGTTGGGAGGCTTTTGGTCACTACATCAGCAACGCCATTGGGACTGTGAACG TTTCAGAGGATCCCAGTCTGGGTGGGACATATTCTGGGGTTGAACAGATGGGTCTACTGTGGAGCCTCAGACCAGTTCCAGGCAGCAAACCTGGACTCAG GTTAAGGAAGATGAATGTCCAGATTCCCATGGAGGTCACAATCTCAGTGTACCAGGGTCACCAGACTGAGGGCTTCATGGATCAGGTGCCGCTGGCCAGTGTGGTGGTGGAGCGCTGGTACATGGCGCCCGGCGTCAGCAGGATCCCGATCACAGAGGACAGACTCAGTGCGACCCTCTTCCTGCCCCCAG GACCGGGACCTTTCCCCGGCCTCTTAGATCTGTGGGGTGGTGGAGGGCAGTTGGTGGAGTACCGTGCGTCTCTTCTGGCCTCTCACGGCATCGCCTCCCTGGCCCTTGACTACCTGACAGCTAAAATCATCATGGAAACTGGGAAGATGGTGGACCTCCAGTACTTTGAG AAGGCCTATAAAATCCTGGAGCAGCATCCTCAGGTCCACGGCAGCAGCATCGGCATGTTGGGTCTGTCCTTGGGCACCAGTATAACCCTCAAAATGGCTGTTTACTCCGAAGTTATGAAA CTCAGGTGTGCAGTGTGCATTAGTGGTTGTCACATGCAGCCAGTTGATGGATCTGTGGAGGAAATACTGAAGTATTTTAACCA AAACGCTGACAGGACTCGCATCAGTGAGGAGAACGAGTTAATCTGGCGAGATGTGCTGCTGCCAGTCCCCAGCGACCTTGCTTTCAAAGTGGAC ATGGGACGACTCAAGTGTCCTCTGTTGGTGGTTGTCGGTGAGGACGACCAGAACTGGCCCGCCTCCGAGTCTGCAATGGAT ATGGAGGAAATGATGGAGCAGGCGGGGAATAGCCACCTGCTGACCGTCCTGTCATATCCGAAAGCCGGTCACCTGATTGAACCTCCATACACTCCACACGCCAGAGCCAGTTTATTCAAATCATTGGCGACACGAGAGAAGA TGATTGTTCTGTGGGGCGGAGAGACAGCGGCACATTCTCGTGCTCAGGAAGACGCCTGGAGGAAACTGCTGGTCTTTCTGAAAGAGAATCTGTACAGTGGCTCAAACCCTGGTACAACTTCATTGTCCCACCTATAA
- the LOC115586657 gene encoding peroxisomal succinyl-coenzyme A thioesterase-like, translating into MMDRKQCIVKLFVQPSRGLVDEKFIILVQKAPPGYQLTVHALHKCEDGHSWEAFGHYISNAIGTVNVSEDPSLGGTYSGVEQMGLLWSLRPVPGSKPGLRLRKMNVQIPMEVTISVYQGHQTEGFMDQVPLASVVVERWYMAPGVSRIPITEDGLTATLFLPPGPGPFPGLLDLWGGGGQLVEYRASLLASHGIASLALDYLTPKITMETRKMVDLQYFEKAYKILEQHPQVHGSSIGMLGLSLGTSITLKMAAYSEVMKLRCAVCISGSHVQPVDGSMEDILKHFNKNADRTRVSEENEFIWRDLLLPVPSDLAFKVDMGRLKCPLLVVVGEDDQNWPASESAMDMKEMMEQAGNSHLLTVLSYPNAGHLIEPPYTPHARASLFRSMATREKMMALWGGETAAHSLAQEDAWRKLLVFLRENLYSGTNPGTPSLSHL; encoded by the exons ATGATGGACAGGAAGCAGTGTATTGTGAAGCTCTTCGTCCAGCCGTCCAGAGGGCTCGTGGATGAGAAGTTTATCATCCTGGTCCAGAAGGCCCCGCCTGGTTACCAGTTGACCGTCCACGCCCTCCACAAGTGTGAAGATGGACACAGTTGGGAGGCTTTTGGTCACTACATCAGCAACGCCATTGGGACTGTGAACG TGTCAGAGGATCCCAGTCTGGGTGGGACATATTCTGGGGTTGAACAGATGGGTCTACTGTGGAGCCTCAGACCAGTTCCAGGCAGCAAACCTGGACTCAG GTTAAGGAAGATGAATGTCCAGATTCCCATGGAGGTCACAATCTCAGTGTACCAGGGTCACCAGACTGAGGGCTTCATGGATCAGGTGCCGCTGGCCAGTGTGGTGGTGGAGCGCTGGTACATGGCGCCCGGCGTCAGCAGGATCCCGATCACAGAGGACGGACTCACTGCGACTCTCTTCCTGCCCCCAG GACCGGGACCTTTCCCCGGCCTCTTAGATCTGTGGGGTGGTGGAGGGCAGTTGGTGGAGTACCGTGCGTCTCTTCTTGCCTCTCACGGCATCGCCTCCCTGGCCCTCGACTACCTGACACCTAAAATCACCATGGAAACTAGGAAGATGGTGGACCTCCAGTACTTTGAG AAGGCCTATAAAATCCTGGAGCAGCATCCTCAGGTCCACGGCAGCAGCATCGGCATGTTGGGTCTGTCCTTGGGCACCAGTATAACCCTCAAAATGGCTGCTTACTCCGAAGTTATGAAA CTCAGGTGTGCAGTGTGCATTAGTGGGAGTCATGTGCAGCCAGTTGATGGGTCTATGGAGGATATACTGAAGCACTTTAACAA AAACGCTGACAGGACTCGCGTCAGCGAGGAGAATGAGTTCATCTGGCGAGATCTGCTGCTGCCAGTCCCCAGCGACCTTGCTTTCAAAGTGGAC ATGGGACGACTCAAGTGTCCTCTGTTGGTGGTTGTCGGTGAGGACGACCAGAACTGGCCCGCCTCCGAGTCTGCAATGGAT ATGAAGGAAATGATGGAGCAGGCGGGGAATAGCCACCTGCTGACCGTCCTGTCATATCCAAACGCCGGTCACCTGATTGAACCTCCGTACACGCCGCACGCCAGAGCCAGTTTATTCAGAAGCATGGCGACACGAGAGAAGA TGATGGCTCTCTGGGGCGGAGAGACAGCGGCACATTCTCTTGCTCAGGAAGATGCCTGGAGGAAACTGCTGGTCTTTCTGAGGGAGAATCTGTACAGTGGCACAAACCCTGGTACACCTTCATTGTCCCACCTGTAA